One stretch of Sphingomonas sp. HF-S4 DNA includes these proteins:
- a CDS encoding DUF2147 domain-containing protein, protein MTANLLALALAALPLTAIPASADEMAPPIGTQWHNPSNSVHVQIDECGAKLCATVTWASDKAKGDARRGGTENLVGTKLFRDLAPAGSGRWRGKVFVPDMRKTFSGTISFAGTDKMIGKGCVLFGVICKSQTWTRIR, encoded by the coding sequence ATGACCGCCAACCTGCTTGCCCTCGCGCTCGCCGCGCTGCCCCTCACTGCGATCCCCGCTTCTGCCGACGAAATGGCCCCGCCGATCGGCACGCAATGGCACAACCCGTCGAACAGCGTGCACGTCCAGATCGACGAATGCGGCGCCAAGCTGTGCGCGACGGTGACCTGGGCGAGCGACAAGGCCAAGGGAGATGCGCGCCGCGGCGGCACCGAGAACCTCGTCGGCACCAAGTTGTTCCGCGATCTCGCTCCCGCCGGCAGCGGCCGCTGGCGCGGCAAGGTGTTCGTGCCGGATATGCGCAAGACCTTCTCCGGCACGATCAGCTTCGCGGGCACGGACAAGATGATCGGCAAGGGCTGCGTGCTGTTCGGCGTAATCTGCAAGTCGCAGACCTGGACGCGGATCCGCTGA
- a CDS encoding LON peptidase substrate-binding domain-containing protein: MTATRLSVFPLAGALLFPRMHLPLHIFEPRYRAMVSDALARDRRIGMIQPRDASDPPTLFDIGCVGRIADVEALPDGRYDIVLEGLARFTVLRELDVTTPFRQVEAELEAASEEEALALAERASLEMESRRFADGLGYAVDWEAVTRLDDESLVNGIAQIAPFDTASKQALLEADGLSARAELIVQLMQFFGRHGEEGGVTLQ; encoded by the coding sequence ATGACCGCGACGCGGCTCTCGGTGTTTCCGCTTGCCGGCGCGCTGCTGTTTCCGCGGATGCACCTGCCGCTGCACATCTTCGAGCCGCGCTATCGCGCGATGGTCTCCGACGCGCTCGCCCGCGACCGGCGGATCGGGATGATCCAGCCACGGGACGCGAGCGACCCGCCGACGCTGTTCGATATCGGCTGCGTCGGCCGGATCGCCGATGTCGAGGCGCTGCCCGACGGGCGCTACGACATCGTCCTCGAAGGGCTGGCACGCTTCACGGTGCTGCGCGAGCTCGACGTCACGACGCCGTTCCGCCAGGTCGAAGCCGAACTGGAAGCGGCAAGCGAAGAGGAAGCGCTGGCACTCGCCGAGCGCGCGTCGCTGGAGATGGAGTCGCGGCGATTCGCCGACGGGCTCGGCTATGCGGTCGATTGGGAGGCGGTGACGCGGCTCGACGATGAGTCGCTGGTCAACGGCATCGCCCAGATCGCACCGTTCGACACCGCGTCGAAGCAGGCTTTGCTCGAAGCCGATGGGCTATCGGCGCGGGCCGAGCTGATCGTCCAGCTGATGCAGTTCTTCGGCCGGCATGGCGAGGAAGGCGGAGTGACGCTGCAATGA
- a CDS encoding VOC family protein, with protein sequence MFNHIVIGSNDIERSRQFYTAVLGTLGFAGEPLRNTAGSGHIRLFYRHAGGTLCISQPINDEPATCANGGTIGFKCSSPEQVQQFHDVAVAHGGRSIEDPPGERDGGALGTMHLSYVRDPDGNKLCAIYRQA encoded by the coding sequence ATGTTCAATCACATCGTGATCGGTTCGAACGACATCGAACGTTCGAGGCAATTCTACACCGCCGTGCTCGGCACGCTCGGCTTTGCCGGCGAACCGCTGCGCAACACGGCCGGCAGTGGGCATATCCGGCTGTTCTACCGCCACGCCGGCGGCACCCTGTGCATCTCCCAGCCGATCAACGACGAGCCCGCGACCTGCGCCAACGGAGGCACGATCGGGTTCAAGTGCAGCTCGCCGGAGCAGGTGCAGCAGTTTCACGACGTTGCGGTCGCGCATGGCGGACGCTCGATCGAGGATCCGCCCGGCGAACGCGACGGCGGTGCGCTGGGCACGATGCACTTGAGCTATGTCCGCGATCCCGACGGCAACAAGCTCTGCGCGATATACCGCCAGGCATGA
- a CDS encoding cupin domain-containing protein, with protein MNEAVNLAEKFAAFSDYWAPRLVASYNGNDIRIVKVQGEFVWHTHDDTDDFFLVIDGILDIELRDRTIRLRPGELYVVPRGVEHRPVARHGEVRLINIEPGGTHNLGEGSPQQPVIEAR; from the coding sequence ATGAACGAGGCGGTCAACCTCGCGGAGAAATTCGCCGCCTTCAGCGATTATTGGGCGCCGCGCCTGGTCGCCAGCTATAACGGCAACGACATCCGCATCGTGAAAGTGCAAGGCGAGTTCGTCTGGCACACGCATGACGACACCGACGACTTCTTCCTGGTGATCGACGGCATTCTCGACATCGAGTTGCGCGACCGCACGATCAGGCTGCGCCCAGGCGAGCTCTACGTCGTGCCGCGCGGGGTCGAGCATCGCCCCGTCGCGCGGCACGGCGAAGTGCGGCTGATCAATATCGAGCCGGGCGGCACCCACAATCTCGGCGAGGGATCGCCGCAGCAACCGGTCATCGAGGCCCGATGA
- a CDS encoding winged helix-turn-helix transcriptional regulator: MDFLPGGSPRLDVMRADCRARSVLTVLAERWALLIIDALGEGPRRTSELRRRIGGISEKMLIQTLRRLEALGLIERRDYREVPPKVEYALTKRGASLSPIVSTLDRWVEENALDMLPGAAASTAGEM; this comes from the coding sequence ATGGATTTTTTGCCCGGCGGGTCCCCCAGGCTGGATGTGATGCGCGCGGATTGCCGTGCGCGATCGGTGCTCACCGTCCTGGCGGAGAGGTGGGCTTTGCTCATCATCGATGCACTGGGCGAAGGCCCCAGGCGTACGAGCGAGCTTCGACGCCGGATTGGCGGGATCTCGGAGAAGATGCTGATCCAGACGTTACGCAGGCTCGAAGCACTCGGGCTGATCGAGCGTCGGGACTACCGTGAAGTACCGCCCAAGGTCGAATACGCGCTCACCAAGCGAGGTGCGTCGCTCAGCCCCATCGTGTCCACGCTCGACCGATGGGTGGAAGAGAATGCCTTAGACATGTTGCCAGGGGCGGCCGCATCGACTGCGGGGGAGATGTGA
- a CDS encoding NAD(P)/FAD-dependent oxidoreductase, translating to MTRFDILIVGAGHAGAQAAIALRQGKFEGTIGLLGDEPELPYERPPLSKEYLAGDKPFERLLIRNAAFWEERDVTLLPGRSVVQVDPVAHRVATESEMIGYGALVWATGGKPRRLACAGGDLAGVHSVRTRADVDAMIAELPGVRRVAVIGGGYIGLEAAAVLTKLGREVVVLEAQGRVLARVAGEPLSRFFEDEHRSHGVEIRLGVSVEAIEGDTRVTGVRLASGEVVQAEMAIVGIGIAPAVAPLLDAGAAGGNGVLVDAQCRTSLPDIFAVGDCALHANRFADDRCIRLESVQNANDQATVAAKTILGADAAYDAVPWFWSNQYDLKLQTVGISDGHDASVLRGDPASRSFSLVYLRAGRVIALDCVNATRDYVQGRKLVIEGAAVDPARLADAAVPLKELA from the coding sequence ATGACGCGCTTCGACATCCTGATCGTCGGGGCGGGGCATGCCGGAGCGCAGGCGGCGATCGCGCTGCGACAGGGCAAGTTCGAGGGGACAATCGGCCTGCTCGGCGACGAGCCCGAGCTTCCGTATGAGCGCCCGCCGCTCTCCAAGGAGTATCTGGCGGGCGACAAGCCGTTCGAGCGGCTGCTGATCCGCAACGCCGCCTTTTGGGAGGAGCGCGACGTGACGCTGCTGCCGGGGCGTAGCGTCGTGCAAGTCGATCCGGTCGCGCATCGTGTCGCCACCGAAAGTGAGATGATCGGCTATGGCGCACTGGTCTGGGCGACCGGGGGCAAGCCGCGGCGGCTGGCATGCGCAGGCGGCGACCTGGCCGGAGTCCATAGCGTCCGCACCCGCGCCGATGTCGACGCGATGATCGCCGAGCTGCCCGGGGTCCGGCGCGTCGCGGTGATCGGCGGGGGCTATATCGGGCTCGAAGCGGCGGCGGTGCTGACCAAGCTCGGCCGCGAGGTGGTGGTGCTCGAGGCGCAGGGTCGCGTGCTTGCGCGCGTCGCCGGCGAACCGCTGTCGCGCTTCTTCGAGGACGAACATCGATCGCACGGCGTCGAAATCCGGCTCGGCGTTTCGGTCGAGGCGATCGAGGGCGACACGCGCGTAACCGGCGTGCGGCTGGCGAGCGGCGAGGTCGTGCAGGCCGAAATGGCGATCGTCGGGATCGGCATCGCGCCCGCGGTGGCACCGTTGCTCGATGCCGGCGCGGCCGGGGGCAACGGCGTGCTGGTCGATGCGCAATGCCGTACGTCGCTGCCCGACATCTTCGCGGTCGGGGACTGCGCGCTCCACGCCAATCGCTTCGCCGACGACCGCTGCATCCGGCTCGAATCGGTCCAGAACGCCAACGACCAGGCGACCGTCGCGGCCAAGACGATCCTCGGAGCCGACGCGGCGTATGATGCCGTCCCCTGGTTCTGGTCGAACCAGTACGACCTCAAGCTCCAGACCGTAGGGATCTCGGACGGACACGATGCCAGCGTGCTGCGCGGCGACCCGGCGAGCCGGAGCTTCTCGCTGGTCTATCTGCGCGCGGGCCGGGTGATCGCGCTCGACTGCGTCAACGCGACGCGCGACTATGTCCAGGGTCGGAAACTGGTGATCGAGGGCGCGGCAGTCGATCCGGCACGGCTCGCCGACGCCGCCGTCCCGCTCAAGGAACTCGCCTGA
- a CDS encoding aminopeptidase P family protein codes for MSSYADRLSALREQLKRDRLDGFVVPLTDEHMSEYVGAYAQRLGWLTGFQGSAGSAVVLSSEAAIFTDGRYTLQVRQQVSADHWQYVPVPQVSIASWLGEHAPEGGRIGYDPWLHTRAWVEDARKALAEKGAELVAVDTNPVDAVWPDRPAPSDATLSVQDDAAAGRTSAAKRAEIAEWLQARKADAVVLSALDSIAWAFNIRGNDVSHTPVALAYAIAHADGTADLFVAPEKLTDAVRQHLGNAIRLHDRTAFAPALKALAGKRVAADPERAVAAIFDSLDAGGAKILGLRDPVVLAKALKNPAEIAGHKAAQARDGAALVRFLKWFEETAPQGGLTEMSAADKLQAFRAETGLLKDLSFDTISATGPNGAIPHYKVTEQSSLPIEPGQLYLVDSGGQYADGTTDVTRVIPVGKPSAEMKDRFTRVLKGHIGIATAVFPDGTTGAQLDSFARAPLWEVGLDFGHGTGHGVGAYLSVHEGPQRIAQPFYPGGQSLEPLRAGMFLSNEPGYYKAGEFGIRIENLVLIVEAAIPGAEQAMLGFETLTFAPIERDLIEPALLTPKELQWLNAYHARVLEVVGPQLAEEERQWLEAKIAPIA; via the coding sequence ATGTCCAGCTATGCCGATCGCCTCTCCGCCCTTCGCGAACAATTGAAGCGCGACCGCCTCGACGGGTTCGTCGTGCCGCTCACCGACGAGCACATGTCCGAATATGTCGGCGCCTATGCCCAGCGGCTCGGCTGGCTGACCGGGTTCCAGGGCAGCGCCGGCAGCGCGGTGGTGCTGTCGAGCGAAGCGGCGATCTTCACCGACGGGCGCTACACGCTCCAGGTCCGCCAGCAGGTCTCGGCCGATCACTGGCAATATGTTCCGGTGCCGCAGGTGAGCATCGCCAGCTGGCTCGGCGAGCACGCCCCCGAGGGCGGCCGCATCGGCTACGATCCCTGGCTGCACACCCGCGCCTGGGTCGAGGACGCGCGGAAGGCGCTCGCCGAGAAGGGCGCCGAGCTCGTTGCGGTCGACACCAACCCGGTCGACGCGGTGTGGCCAGACCGACCGGCGCCCTCGGACGCCACGCTGAGCGTGCAGGACGATGCCGCCGCGGGACGCACCTCCGCCGCCAAGCGCGCCGAGATTGCCGAGTGGCTCCAGGCCCGGAAAGCCGACGCAGTCGTGCTGTCGGCGCTGGATTCGATTGCCTGGGCCTTCAACATCCGTGGCAACGACGTCAGCCACACGCCCGTAGCGCTCGCTTATGCGATCGCCCATGCCGACGGCACCGCCGACCTGTTCGTCGCGCCGGAGAAGCTCACCGATGCGGTGCGCCAGCATCTCGGCAACGCGATCCGGCTCCACGACCGCACCGCCTTCGCCCCCGCGCTCAAAGCCCTGGCCGGCAAGCGCGTCGCCGCCGATCCCGAGCGCGCAGTCGCCGCGATCTTCGATTCGCTCGATGCCGGCGGCGCGAAAATCCTCGGCCTGCGCGATCCCGTCGTGCTCGCCAAGGCGCTCAAGAACCCCGCCGAGATCGCAGGGCACAAGGCCGCCCAGGCGCGCGATGGCGCCGCGCTGGTCCGCTTCCTCAAATGGTTCGAGGAGACCGCTCCCCAAGGCGGGCTCACCGAAATGTCGGCCGCGGACAAGCTCCAGGCGTTCCGCGCGGAGACCGGACTGCTCAAGGACCTGAGCTTCGACACGATCTCCGCCACCGGCCCCAACGGCGCGATCCCGCACTACAAGGTCACCGAGCAATCGAGCCTGCCGATCGAGCCGGGCCAGCTCTACCTCGTCGATTCGGGCGGCCAATATGCCGACGGCACCACCGACGTGACCCGCGTCATCCCCGTCGGCAAGCCCAGCGCGGAGATGAAGGACCGCTTCACCCGCGTGCTCAAGGGCCATATCGGCATCGCCACCGCGGTATTCCCCGATGGCACTACCGGTGCCCAGCTCGACAGCTTCGCGCGCGCGCCGCTCTGGGAAGTAGGACTCGATTTCGGCCACGGCACCGGCCACGGCGTCGGCGCCTATCTCTCGGTCCACGAGGGGCCGCAGCGAATCGCCCAGCCCTTCTATCCCGGCGGCCAGAGCCTCGAGCCCCTGCGCGCCGGCATGTTCCTCTCGAACGAGCCGGGCTACTACAAGGCCGGCGAATTCGGCATCCGCATCGAGAACCTGGTGCTGATCGTCGAGGCGGCGATCCCCGGCGCCGAGCAGGCAATGCTCGGCTTCGAGACGCTCACCTTCGCGCCGATCGAGCGCGACCTGATCGAGCCCGCACTGTTAACCCCAAAGGAACTTCAGTGGCTTAATGCGTATCACGCGCGGGTTCTCGAGGTGGTGGGCCCGCAACTGGCTGAGGAAGAACGACAATGGTTGGAAGCGAAGATCGCCCCAATCGCATGA
- a CDS encoding S-(hydroxymethyl)glutathione dehydrogenase/class III alcohol dehydrogenase codes for MKTRAAVAFEAKKPLEIVELDLEGPKAGEVLVEIMATGICHTDAYTLDGFDSEGIFPSVLGHEGAGIVREVGPGVTSVKPGDHVIPLYTPECRQCKSCLSGKTNLCTAIRATQGKGLMPDGTTRFSHKGQPIYHYMGCSTFSNFTVLPEIAVAKIREDAPFQTSCYIGCGVTTGVGAVVNTAKVQVGDNIVVFGLGGIGLNVLQGARMAGASKIIGVDINPDREEWGRRFGMTDYVDGRGKSRDETIAAILALTDGGADFTFDCTGNTEVMRTALEACHRGWGTSIVIGVAEAGKEIATRPFQLVTGRNWRGTAFGGAKGRTDVPKIVDWYMNGKIEIDPMITHVLSLEEINKGFDLMHAGESIRSVVVY; via the coding sequence ATGAAGACCAGAGCCGCCGTCGCATTCGAGGCGAAGAAGCCGCTCGAGATCGTCGAGCTCGACCTCGAAGGGCCCAAGGCGGGCGAGGTGCTCGTCGAGATCATGGCGACCGGCATCTGCCATACCGACGCCTATACGCTCGACGGATTCGATTCGGAGGGGATCTTCCCGTCGGTCCTCGGCCATGAGGGCGCCGGCATCGTCCGCGAAGTCGGCCCGGGAGTCACCAGCGTGAAGCCGGGCGACCATGTCATCCCGCTCTACACCCCCGAATGCCGCCAGTGTAAGTCGTGCCTCTCGGGCAAGACCAATTTGTGCACCGCGATCCGCGCCACCCAGGGCAAGGGGCTGATGCCCGACGGCACCACGCGGTTCAGCCATAAGGGCCAGCCGATCTACCATTATATGGGCTGCTCGACCTTCTCGAACTTTACCGTGCTGCCCGAGATCGCCGTCGCGAAGATCCGCGAGGACGCGCCGTTCCAGACGAGCTGCTATATCGGCTGCGGCGTCACCACCGGGGTCGGCGCAGTGGTCAACACCGCCAAGGTCCAGGTGGGCGACAATATCGTCGTATTCGGGCTGGGCGGGATCGGGCTCAACGTGCTCCAGGGTGCCAGGATGGCCGGGGCGAGCAAGATCATCGGCGTCGACATCAATCCCGATCGCGAGGAATGGGGCCGCCGCTTCGGCATGACCGACTATGTCGACGGCCGCGGCAAGTCGCGCGACGAGACGATCGCCGCGATTCTGGCACTCACCGACGGCGGCGCCGACTTCACCTTCGATTGCACCGGCAACACCGAAGTGATGCGCACGGCATTGGAGGCATGCCATCGCGGCTGGGGCACCAGCATCGTCATCGGCGTGGCCGAGGCGGGCAAGGAGATCGCCACGCGCCCGTTCCAGCTCGTCACCGGACGCAACTGGCGCGGCACCGCGTTCGGCGGCGCCAAGGGACGCACCGACGTGCCCAAGATCGTCGACTGGTACATGAACGGCAAGATCGAGATCGACCCGATGATCACCCATGTGCTGAGCCTCGAGGAGATCAACAAGGGCTTCGACCTGATGCACGCCGGCGAGAGCATCCGCAGCGTCGTGGTCTATTGA
- a CDS encoding alpha/beta fold hydrolase: MARNRSRASVARSLADGSLIMRGIIMTTVHFRTQQVGDVEMFYREAGPADGPVLLLLHGFPSASHMFRDLIPLLADRYRLIAPDLPGFGQTKAPPRGAFAYSFDSLAHVVEGFVDAIGLDRFALYIFDYGAPTGLRLAMKNPERITAIISQNGNAYEDGFSDAWEPWQAYWRDPSPENREACRASLAPETIRNWQYGTGTDPDLLSPDGYELDIAYMARPGAEDIQLDLILDYRSNVALYPAFQAYLRERRPPFLAPWGRNDPAFLPAGALAYIRDLPNAEVHLLDTGHFALETHHREIAALVRTFMGRHVG, translated from the coding sequence TTGGCACGCAACCGATCCCGGGCCAGCGTCGCACGCTCGCTGGCGGACGGCTCTCTGATCATGCGAGGAATCATCATGACTACCGTTCACTTCCGCACCCAGCAGGTCGGCGACGTCGAGATGTTCTATCGGGAGGCGGGTCCGGCGGACGGGCCGGTGCTGCTGCTTCTCCATGGCTTTCCGTCGGCCAGCCACATGTTCCGGGATCTTATCCCACTGTTGGCCGATCGCTATCGCCTGATCGCGCCCGACCTTCCCGGCTTCGGACAGACCAAGGCGCCCCCACGCGGCGCCTTCGCCTACAGCTTCGACTCGCTGGCTCACGTGGTCGAGGGCTTCGTCGACGCGATCGGACTGGACCGCTTCGCACTCTACATCTTCGACTATGGCGCCCCGACGGGCTTGCGGCTCGCGATGAAAAACCCCGAGCGTATCACCGCGATCATTTCGCAGAATGGCAACGCGTACGAGGACGGCTTTAGCGACGCGTGGGAGCCGTGGCAGGCGTATTGGCGTGATCCCAGCCCTGAGAACCGCGAAGCGTGCCGGGCGTCGCTAGCGCCTGAAACGATCCGCAACTGGCAATACGGGACCGGCACCGACCCGGACCTGCTGTCGCCGGACGGATACGAACTCGACATCGCCTATATGGCGCGGCCTGGCGCCGAGGATATCCAGCTCGACCTGATCCTCGACTATCGCAGCAACGTTGCGCTCTATCCCGCCTTCCAGGCGTATCTGCGCGAACGCCGCCCGCCGTTCCTGGCGCCCTGGGGGCGCAATGACCCCGCGTTCCTGCCGGCGGGCGCGCTGGCCTATATCCGCGACCTTCCGAATGCCGAGGTCCACTTGCTGGACACCGGACATTTCGCGCTGGAAACCCATCATCGCGAGATCGCTGCGCTGGTCCGCACGTTCATGGGCAGGCACGTCGGCTAG
- a CDS encoding DUF1440 domain-containing protein codes for MSKGPRPFVGLFVGIAAGLVASAAMAAFQVQAQKLLPEDDGDPATLKAADAASEAVIGDPVPEPYREPAGQAVHYIAGAVIGGIYGVLTEYKPEASAGFGSAYGVATAALFDEAAVPALGLGSAPSETPLATHAYGAASHLVYGWVLEGVRALVAGRR; via the coding sequence ATGTCCAAGGGTCCGCGTCCGTTCGTCGGGCTGTTCGTCGGAATCGCCGCGGGGCTGGTCGCCTCGGCGGCGATGGCGGCGTTCCAGGTGCAGGCGCAGAAGCTGCTGCCCGAGGACGATGGCGATCCCGCGACGCTCAAGGCCGCCGACGCGGCGAGCGAAGCCGTGATCGGCGATCCGGTACCCGAGCCCTATCGCGAGCCCGCGGGGCAGGCGGTCCATTATATCGCCGGCGCGGTGATCGGCGGAATCTATGGCGTGCTGACCGAGTATAAGCCCGAGGCGAGCGCCGGGTTCGGCAGCGCCTATGGCGTCGCGACGGCGGCGTTGTTCGACGAGGCGGCGGTGCCCGCGCTGGGGCTGGGCTCCGCGCCGAGCGAGACGCCGCTCGCTACCCACGCTTATGGGGCAGCTTCGCACCTGGTGTATGGCTGGGTGCTCGAAGGCGTTCGAGCGCTGGTCGCCGGGCGGCGATAG
- a CDS encoding tetratricopeptide repeat protein, translated as MSPQEKEAVDAFRRDVVEPSMTSLVVIDFWAEWCGPCKALTPVLEKVTADYTSKGVMLAKVDVDANQFIAAQFQVRSIPTVYAMFQGQLVADLTSARTESQLRTMLDQILRQLPVQSEDSAAEAELEPLIAMGEQILAEGDHERALSVFEQIAEMAPEHPQVAAGRARALIGLGRADEAEAVLAALPEEAAKGPEIERARAALALAREATPVEDLSELEAKAATGDMEARYELAGARMASDRDAAAATLLAMIAEDRDWNEGAARARLLTLFEAVGLEDPWVSAQRRKLSAILFG; from the coding sequence CTGTCCCCGCAAGAGAAGGAAGCCGTCGACGCCTTCCGCCGTGACGTCGTCGAGCCGTCGATGACCAGCCTCGTCGTCATCGATTTCTGGGCCGAATGGTGCGGGCCCTGCAAGGCGCTGACCCCGGTGCTCGAAAAGGTGACCGCCGATTATACGTCGAAGGGCGTCATGCTCGCCAAGGTCGACGTCGATGCGAATCAGTTCATCGCCGCGCAGTTCCAGGTGCGATCGATCCCGACCGTCTATGCGATGTTCCAGGGCCAGCTCGTCGCCGACCTGACCAGCGCGCGGACCGAATCGCAGCTGCGCACGATGCTCGACCAGATTCTCCGGCAGCTCCCGGTGCAGAGCGAAGACTCCGCTGCCGAGGCCGAGCTCGAGCCGCTGATCGCGATGGGCGAGCAGATCCTGGCCGAGGGCGATCATGAACGCGCGCTCTCGGTGTTCGAGCAGATCGCCGAGATGGCGCCCGAGCATCCCCAGGTTGCCGCGGGCCGCGCCCGCGCGCTGATCGGGCTGGGCCGTGCCGACGAGGCCGAGGCGGTGCTTGCGGCGCTCCCCGAAGAAGCGGCCAAGGGTCCGGAGATCGAACGCGCGCGTGCCGCGCTGGCGCTGGCGCGCGAAGCGACGCCGGTCGAGGATCTGTCCGAGCTCGAAGCCAAGGCCGCGACCGGCGACATGGAAGCGCGCTACGAACTCGCCGGCGCCCGGATGGCGAGCGATCGCGATGCCGCCGCCGCGACCTTGCTCGCGATGATCGCCGAGGATCGCGACTGGAACGAAGGCGCCGCCCGCGCGCGGCTGCTCACGCTGTTCGAAGCGGTGGGGCTCGAGGATCCCTGGGTGTCGGCGCAGCGGCGGAAGCTCTCGGCGATCCTGTTCGGATGA
- a CDS encoding TraB/GumN family protein — MRFRSLLAGLALAFALPAHAQATKDADPALWVVKDDDTTIYLFGTVHVLKPGLSWFDEAVAKAFEGSDELVLEMVEPDQAAMGTLVMNLAVNPTGPSLTDKLPEDKRAAYAKALADLGMPAAALDRFDPWFAAVTLSVAGLPKLGYDPAQGAEAVLTAAAKAANKKIAGLETPEQQLGFFDSLAEPLQVKFLVSTIDDFPKMGSELDAMVTSWAAGDPETLAAKINEGMRETPEIAKVLLSDRNARWAEWIEKRMAQPGNVFVAVGAGHLAGKDSVQAWLAKRKLTAKRIHY, encoded by the coding sequence ATGCGTTTCCGTTCCCTGCTGGCCGGCCTTGCGCTGGCGTTCGCGCTGCCCGCGCACGCCCAGGCGACCAAGGACGCAGATCCGGCTTTGTGGGTGGTCAAGGACGACGACACCACCATCTATCTGTTCGGTACCGTCCATGTGCTCAAGCCCGGGCTGAGCTGGTTCGACGAGGCGGTGGCGAAGGCATTCGAGGGCAGCGACGAGCTGGTGCTCGAGATGGTCGAGCCCGACCAGGCGGCGATGGGCACGCTGGTGATGAACCTCGCGGTCAATCCGACCGGCCCGTCGCTGACCGACAAGCTGCCCGAGGACAAGCGCGCGGCCTATGCCAAGGCACTTGCCGATCTCGGCATGCCCGCGGCGGCACTCGATCGCTTCGATCCCTGGTTCGCCGCAGTGACGCTGAGCGTCGCCGGGCTGCCCAAGCTCGGCTATGACCCTGCACAGGGCGCCGAGGCCGTGCTCACCGCCGCGGCCAAGGCGGCGAACAAGAAGATCGCCGGTCTCGAGACCCCCGAGCAGCAGCTCGGCTTCTTCGATTCGCTGGCAGAGCCGCTCCAGGTGAAGTTCCTCGTCTCGACGATCGACGACTTCCCCAAGATGGGCAGCGAGCTCGACGCGATGGTGACGAGCTGGGCTGCGGGCGATCCCGAGACGCTCGCCGCCAAGATCAACGAAGGCATGCGCGAAACCCCCGAGATCGCCAAGGTGCTGCTATCGGATCGCAACGCGCGCTGGGCCGAGTGGATCGAAAAGCGCATGGCGCAGCCGGGAAATGTGTTCGTCGCGGTCGGCGCGGGGCACCTTGCGGGCAAGGACAGCGTTCAGGCGTGGCTGGCGAAGCGGAAGCTGACCGCCAAGCGCATCCACTACTGA
- the fghA gene encoding S-formylglutathione hydrolase: protein METLSQNQAHNGVQGVYRHASLATGTDMTFSVYVPEHVRGTRLPVLWYLSGLTCTHANVTDKGEYRRACAEHGVILVAPDTSPRGEGVPDDEAYDFGQGAGFYVDATQAPWASHFHMRAYVEDELPALIAAEFPADMARQGITGHSMGGHGALTVALRNPTRFRSVSAFAPIVAPSVVPWGEKALGGYLGEDRDGWRPYDACALILDGARVPELLVDVGDADQFLHEQLRPELLRAACDAAGIDLTLRIQPGYDHSYYFISTFLAEHVAWHAQRLEA from the coding sequence ATGGAAACGCTGAGCCAGAACCAGGCGCATAATGGCGTGCAGGGCGTCTACCGCCACGCCTCGCTCGCCACGGGCACCGACATGACTTTCTCGGTTTATGTCCCCGAGCATGTGCGGGGCACGCGATTGCCGGTGCTCTGGTATCTCTCCGGGCTGACCTGCACCCACGCCAACGTCACCGACAAGGGCGAGTATCGCCGCGCCTGCGCCGAGCATGGCGTCATCCTGGTGGCGCCCGACACCAGCCCGCGCGGCGAGGGCGTGCCCGATGACGAGGCCTATGATTTCGGCCAGGGCGCGGGCTTCTATGTCGACGCGACACAGGCGCCGTGGGCCTCGCACTTCCACATGCGGGCCTATGTCGAGGACGAGCTGCCCGCGCTGATCGCCGCCGAATTCCCCGCCGACATGGCGCGGCAGGGCATCACCGGCCACTCGATGGGCGGGCACGGTGCGCTGACCGTCGCGCTGCGCAACCCGACGCGCTTCCGCAGCGTCTCGGCGTTCGCGCCGATCGTCGCGCCCAGCGTGGTACCGTGGGGCGAGAAGGCGCTGGGCGGCTATCTGGGCGAGGATCGCGACGGCTGGCGGCCCTATGATGCCTGCGCGCTGATCCTCGACGGTGCGCGCGTGCCCGAGCTGCTCGTCGATGTCGGCGATGCCGACCAGTTCCTCCACGAACAGCTTCGTCCCGAGCTGCTGCGCGCCGCGTGCGACGCCGCGGGGATCGACCTGACGCTGCGGATTCAACCAGGCTACGACCACAGCTATTATTTCATCTCGACCTTCCTTGCCGAGCATGTCGCCTGGCACGCGCAGCGGCTCGAGGCATGA
- a CDS encoding Trm112 family protein: protein MSDSIDPWLLERLVCPATRTPLRYDEEAQALVSDAAGIAYPIRDGVAVLLIEEARRIGA from the coding sequence ATGAGCGATTCGATCGATCCGTGGCTGCTCGAAAGGCTGGTGTGCCCGGCGACGCGCACGCCGTTGCGGTATGACGAGGAGGCGCAGGCGCTGGTGTCCGATGCGGCGGGCATTGCCTATCCGATCCGCGACGGCGTGGCGGTGCTGCTGATCGAGGAAGCGCGGCGGATCGGGGCCTAG